One Bosea sp. 124 genomic window, CGTCCTTCGACGTGACCGGCGCGCCGTCATGGAACTTCAGGCCGGGACGCAGCTTGAAGGTCCAGGTCAGACCGTCGGCGGAGACCTCCTCGCTGCCGACCATCTGGCGCTTCGGCTCGAAGTTCGAGTCGATGCCGTAGAGCGTGTCCCAGACGAGCAGGGCGGCGTTGCGGACGACGTATTGCGTCCCCCAGATCGGGTCGAAATTGGCGAGGTTGGCCTGGGGCACGAAGCGCAGGGTCTTGGCGGATGCGCCCTGCGACAGGGCCGGCATCGACAGTCCACCGGCAGCGGCCAGCGCGCCGGTCCCCGCGGCGGTCTTCAGAAATGTTCTGCGGTCCATCGATCTCTCCCCTGAAACGGCAACCTCTATGCGGGCGACCCTGGCGCGAGTTTGGGCAGAAAAATTCTGCCGTGACAACTCGTCTGACGGCCGTCCGCAGGCGCCGACCCGCTTGCACGGTTCGTGCCAAACGGAACCGATCGCAGCTTTGCCGGCCGAACCCGCCGGAGGCCGCAGAATCGGAGGTAGAAAAAGAATCTTTTTCGTGCGGCAGCGGTACGTCGCGCGAAACTGCGGCGCCTGCCTCATTCGCAGGCGCCGCGCGAGCGACCCGGCCGTGACGACCTGCCGCATGGGGCCCGATTCCGGATCCGGCCGCTGCCGCAGGCCCTCGAGATTGCGCCGGCTTTGCCCGAAAGCCGCATCCCGCGTTTCCGGGGCGATGCTTCAGGCGACGCCGACCGGCACATCGATCCGCGCGAAGGGCCGGGCGGCCTCGAAGGCTGCGGCGGCGCGCAGGACGAGCGCATCGCGCCCAAAGGCACCGACCACCTGCAACCCCGCCGGCAGCCCAGCCCTGGTCAGCCCGCAGGGCAGCGAGATCGCTGGAGCCTGCGTGATGTTGAACGGATAGGTGAAGGGCGTCCAGCGCGTCCAGTCGTCACCATAGCGGCCATGAGCCGGCGTGTTGGCGCCGACCGCGAAGGCAGGCAGCGGCAGGGTGGGCGTCAGCAAGAGATCGAAACGTGCATGAAATTGCGCCATCTTGTGCGCAAGCGCATTGCGCTGGTTGAGCAACGCATCGACATAGGTCGCGCCGGTGACGCGCTCGCCCCGTTCGGCGACGGCGACCAGGCCCGGGTCCATCCGCGCCCGCTCGGCCGGGCCGGCCGTCCGCAAGGCAAGCGCCGCGCCCGCCGACCAGATCGTCATCAGCGTCTCGATCGGGTCGTCGAAGCCGGGATCGACCTCCTCGACGCTCGCTCCGAGATCGCGGAAGACCATCGCGGCGGCTTCCGTCAGCGCCGCGATCTCGGGATCGACCGGCACATTGCCGCCGAGCCGCGGCGACCAGGCGACGCGCAGCCCCTTCACGCCGCCCTTGAGCCCGTCGACATAGTCCGGCGGCCGGTCGATCATCGCGGTCATGTCGCGGTCGTCGGGCTGGCCGATCGCGTTCATGGCGAGCGCCGTATCGGCGACGGTGCGAGTCAGCGGCCCGAGATGAGCGAGGAAGCCCATGGTCGAGACCGGCCAGGCGGGGACGCGACCATAGGTTGGCTTGAGGCCGACGACGCCGGTGAAGGCGGCTGGAATGCGCACGGAACCGGCACCGTCGGTGCCGATATGGATGCAGCCGAGATTGAGCGCGGCGCAGGAGGCCGCGCCGGCCGAGGAGCCGCCGGGGCCGGTGGCGATGTCCCAGGGGTTGCGGGTGATGCCCGACAGAGGCGAATCGCCGACGCCCTTCCAGCCATATTCCGGCATGGTGGTCTTGCCGAGGAAGACCGTTCCCGCCTCGCGCAGCCGCGCCGTCGCCGGTGCGTCATGCGCGAAGGCAGCCTCGGCGGCCACGGCCGAGCCGCGCCGCATCGGCCAGCCGGCGATGCCGATATTGTCCTTGATGGTGACGGGCACACCGTCGAGCGGGCCGAGTGGCTCGCCCTTCAGCCAGCGCGCCTGCGAGGCCTCCGCCATGGCGAGGGTGACCGCCTCGTCGCGCATGACGAAGGCGTTGATCTGCGGCTCGAAGCGCTCGATCCGCTCGAGTGCGTCCTGCGCGACCTCGACCGGCGACAGCTTGCGGCTGGCGAAGAGCGGGCCGAGTTCCGCGGCCGAAAGCGATGCGATTGTCGTCATGGGCCTATCCTGTCTGCGTCGTTCGGAAACATCTCGCCGTCACTGCGCATTGGCAGCGCGCCATGCCGCGCTCAGCAGCACATTCGCGCCGGCGGCCATGTCCGCGTCGGTGCTCAATTCGGCCGGGTTGTGCGAGAGCCCGCCGATCGAGGGAATGAAGACCATCGCGGTGGGGCACAGCCGCGACATCATCTGGGCATCGTGGCCGGCACCGGAGATCATGCGGCGGATCGGCAGGCCGAGTTCGGCGGCGCTCTGCTCCACCCCGGCGATCAGTTCCTCCGCAAAGGGCGTCGCCGGGAAGCGGGCGAGGTCCCTGAAGGTGATCTCGATGCCCTCGCGGTCCGAGAGTTCGGCGCAGAAGGTCCGGATCGCGGCCTCCGTCGTCGCCAGCGGCGCATCGAGCGGATTGCGCAGGTCGAGCGTCATGACGACCGTCTCGGGAACGACGTTGACGTTGGCCGGCTGGACGCGGATGACGCCGCAATTGGCGAGTTGCCCCGGGATCGTTTTCGTCAGCTCGTTGGCGAAGATGTTGATCCGCGCCGCAGCGAGGCCCGGATCCTTGCGATAGATCATCGGCGTCGTGCCGGCATGGCTCGGCCGGCCCTTGAGCGTCAGCTCCAGCCAGCAGATGCCCTGGATGCCGGTGACGGCGCCGAGCCCGCCGCCCTCGCTCTCGAGCACCGGCCCCTGTTCGATATGCAGTTCGAGATAGGCATGGGCGGGCAGGAAGCCCGGCCGTTCGGGCCCCTCATAACCGATCCGCTTCAGCTCCGTGCCGAGCACCGCACCATCGGCATCCAGCTCGGCATGGGCGGCCGCGACGCTCATGCCGCCGGCCCAGACATAGGAGCCGAGCATGTCGGGATGGAAGCGCGCGCCCTCCTCGTTGGTGAAGGCGATGACCGCCATGTCCCGCTTCGGCGTCAGTCCGGCATCGCGCAGCGTCGCCAGCACCTCGACACCGGCGATCACGCCCAGCGCACCGTCGAAACGGCCACCGGTGCCGACGGTGTCGATATGGGAACCCATGACGACGGCGGGCCCCTCCTCCCTGCCCTTCAGGATGCCGACGATGTTGCCGATCGCGTCGACCTTCACATCGAGGCCGAGCGCCTTCATCTCGGCGACAAGCCAGTCGCGGCCCTGCCGGTCCTCATCGCTGAGCGCGAGACGGCGGCAGCCGCCTTCCGGCGTCGCACCGATGGTGGAGAGCGCCGCGAGCCGCGACACCAGCCG contains:
- a CDS encoding M20 family metallo-hydrolase, with the protein product MSSNLRIDGARLVSRLAALSTIGATPEGGCRRLALSDEDRQGRDWLVAEMKALGLDVKVDAIGNIVGILKGREEGPAVVMGSHIDTVGTGGRFDGALGVIAGVEVLATLRDAGLTPKRDMAVIAFTNEEGARFHPDMLGSYVWAGGMSVAAAHAELDADGAVLGTELKRIGYEGPERPGFLPAHAYLELHIEQGPVLESEGGGLGAVTGIQGICWLELTLKGRPSHAGTTPMIYRKDPGLAAARINIFANELTKTIPGQLANCGVIRVQPANVNVVPETVVMTLDLRNPLDAPLATTEAAIRTFCAELSDREGIEITFRDLARFPATPFAEELIAGVEQSAAELGLPIRRMISGAGHDAQMMSRLCPTAMVFIPSIGGLSHNPAELSTDADMAAGANVLLSAAWRAANAQ
- a CDS encoding amidase: MTTIASLSAAELGPLFASRKLSPVEVAQDALERIERFEPQINAFVMRDEAVTLAMAEASQARWLKGEPLGPLDGVPVTIKDNIGIAGWPMRRGSAVAAEAAFAHDAPATARLREAGTVFLGKTTMPEYGWKGVGDSPLSGITRNPWDIATGPGGSSAGAASCAALNLGCIHIGTDGAGSVRIPAAFTGVVGLKPTYGRVPAWPVSTMGFLAHLGPLTRTVADTALAMNAIGQPDDRDMTAMIDRPPDYVDGLKGGVKGLRVAWSPRLGGNVPVDPEIAALTEAAAMVFRDLGASVEEVDPGFDDPIETLMTIWSAGAALALRTAGPAERARMDPGLVAVAERGERVTGATYVDALLNQRNALAHKMAQFHARFDLLLTPTLPLPAFAVGANTPAHGRYGDDWTRWTPFTYPFNITQAPAISLPCGLTRAGLPAGLQVVGAFGRDALVLRAAAAFEAARPFARIDVPVGVA